The following proteins are co-located in the Megalobrama amblycephala isolate DHTTF-2021 linkage group LG12, ASM1881202v1, whole genome shotgun sequence genome:
- the zgc:112962 gene encoding torsin-1A-interacting protein 1 isoform X15 has translation MASEGDFGLPQKSQPQTRMSENEKETQNVLHSEPESMKEVDKENDNNKPVKSEGAVDSSGNSAPKKEEKTQPRNDPQSEPKPETTEKVDEGNISKLEKTGEKTQPRNDPQSEPKPETTNKVDEGNISKLEKTGEKTQPRNDPQSEPKPETTEKVDEEKTQLRNDPQSEPKPETTEKVDEGNISKLEKTGAVDSSGNSAPKKEEKTQPRNDPQSEPKPETTEKVDEGNISKLEKTGEKTQPRNDPQSEPKPETTEKVDEGNISKLEKTGAVDSSGNSAPKKEEKTQPRNDPQSEPKPETTEKVDEEKTQPRNDPQSEPKPETTEKVDEGNISKLEKTGAVDSSGNSAPKKEEKTQPRNDPQSEPKPETTNKVDEEKTQLRNDPQSEPKPETTNKVDEGNISKLEKTGEKTQPRNDPQSEPKPETTNKVDEGNISKLEKTGAVDSSGNSAPKKEEKTQPRNDPQSEPKPETTNKVDEGNISKLEKTGAVDSSGNSAPKKEEKTQPRNDPQSEPKPETTNKVDEGNISKLEKTGEKTQLRNDPQSEPKPETTNKVDEEKTQPRNDPQSEPKPETTEKVDEEKTQPRNDPQSEPKPETTNKVDEAVDSSGNSAPKKEEKTQPRNDPQSEPKPETTEKVDEEKTQPRNDPQSEPKPETTEKVDEDVGLSGDSSPDVGTKKEDEQLQHTATSELPQERQPQIRVGGNEKLLLIGVAVLLAAIFYAIFFHPKSTPPVPNEFNVVDVFNQEMEKLKTSFPNQRPELWRRSQIHLRRHLKTERPTEPVSLILTSGHRAERTLGCLARCLAQAFSTARNSSVLNINGKSKASQDSDQVKLDIDSELRKAFDGKTFAAVIHRFEELPPGSTLIFYRYCDHENAAYKNVFLAFTVMLDAEVEVPSDVGLGRVEEMVQEHVKQKFVSSDKLATFNEMDVDKLSGLWSRISHLILPVAAEETIEQQGCGDCDKSF, from the exons ATGGCAAGCGAAGGCGACTTtg GACTTCCACAAAAAAGCCAACCACAGACCAGAATGTCAGAGAATGAGA AGGAGACACAGAACGTCCTTCACTCTGAACCTGAATCTATGAAAGAAGTAGATAAAGagaatgataataataaacctgTGAAGAGTGAAGGAG CTGTTGACTCGTCTGGTAATTCTGCACCTAAAAAGGAAG AAAAGACTCAGCCCAGGAACGATCCACAATCTGAACCTAAACCTGAAACTACAGAAAAAGTGGATGAAGGTAACATCAGTAAACTTGAGAAGACAGGAG AGAAGACTCAGCCCAGGAACGATCCACAATCTGAACCTAAACCTGAAACTACAAATAAAGTGGATGAAGGTAACATCAGTAAACTTGAGAAGACAggag AGAAGACTCAGCCCAGGAACGATCCACAATCTGAACCTAAACCTGAAACTACAGAAAAAGTGGATGAAG AGAAGACTCAGCTCAGGAACGATCCACAATCTGAACCTAAACCTGAAACTACAGAAAAAGTGGATGAAGGTAACATCAGTAAACTTGAGAAGACAGGAG CTGTTGACTCGTCTGGTAATTCTGCACCTAAAAAGGAAG AGAAGACTCAGCCCAGGAACGATCCACAATCTGAACCGAAACCTGAAACTACAGAAAAAGTGGATGAAGGTAACATCAGTAAACTTGAGAAGACAGGAG AGAAGACTCAGCCCAGGAACGATCCACAATCTGAACCGAAACCTGAAACTACAGAAAAAGTGGATGAAGGTAACATCAGTAAACTTGAGAAGACAGGAG CTGTTGACTCGTCTGGTAATTCTGCACCTAAAAAGGAAG AGAAGACTCAGCCCAGGAACGATCCACAATCTGAACCTAAACCTGAAACTACAGAAAAAGTGGATGAAG AGAAGACTCAGCCCAGGAACGATCCACAATCTGAACCGAAACCTGAAACTACAGAAAAAGTGGATGAAGGTAACATCAGTAAACTTGAGAAGACAGGAG CTGTTGACTCGTCTGGTAATTCTGCACCTAAAAAGGAAG AGAAGACTCAGCCCAGGAACGATCCACAATCTGAACCTAAACCTGAAACTACAAATAAAGTGGATGAAG AGAAGACTCAGCTCAGGAACGATCCACAATCTGAACCTAAACCTGAAACTACAAATAAAGTGGATGAAGGTAACATCAGTAAACTTGAGAAGAcaggag AGAAGACTCAGCCCAGGAACGATCCACAATCTGAACCTAAACCTGAAACTACAAATAAAGTGGATGAAGGTAACATCAGTAAACTTGAGAAGACAGGAG CTGTTGACTCGTCTGGTAATTCTGCACCTAAAAAGGAAG AGAAGACTCAGCCCAGGAACGATCCACAATCTGAACCTAAACCTGAAACTACAAATAAAGTGGATGAAGGTAACATCAGTAAACTTGAGAAGAcaggag CTGTTGACTCGTCTGGTAATTCTGCACCTAAAAAGGAAG AGAAGACTCAGCCCAGGAACGATCCACAATCTGAACCTAAACCTGAAACTACAAATAAAGTGGATGAAGGTAACATCAGTAAACTTGAGAAGAcaggag AGAAGACTCAGCTCAGGAACGATCCACAATCTGAACCTAAACCTGAAACTACAAATAAAGTGGATGAAG AGAAGACTCAGCCCAGGAACGATCCACAATCTGAACCGAAACCTGAAACTACAGAAAAAGTGGATGAAG AGAAGACTCAGCCCAGGAACGATCCACAATCTGAACCTAAACCTGAAACTACAAATAAAGTGGATGAAG CTGTTGACTCGTCTGGTAATTCTGCACCTAAAAAGGAAG AGAAGACTCAGCCCAGGAACGATCCACAATCTGAACCTAAACCTGAAACTACAGAAAAAGTGGATGAAG AGAAGACTCAGCCCAGGAACGATCCACAATCTGAACCTAAACCTGAAACTACAGAAAAAGTGGATGAAG ATGTTGGCTTGTCTGGTGATTCTTCTCCAGATGTTGGAACTAAAAAAGAGGATG AGCAACTACAACATACCGCCACTTCTGAACTTCCACAAGAAAGACAACCACAGATCAGAGTGGGAGGGAATGAGA AACTGTTATTGATTGGTGTTGCTGTCCTACTTGCAGCTATCttttatgctattttttttCATCCTAAATCAACTCCACCTGTACCAAATGAGTTTAATGTGGTGGATGTGTTCAATCAGGAAATGGAAAAACTTAAGACTAGCTTTCCAAATCAGCGGCCAGAACTCTGGAGGAGGAGTCAGATTCATCTCAGACGCCACCTGAAAACTGAGCGTCCCACAGAACCTGTCAGCCTTATTCTTACGTCTGGTCACAGGGCTGAAAGGACACTTGGTTGTTTGGCTCGATGCTTGGCTCAAGCTTTTTCCACTGCCCGTAACTCTTCAGTTCTAAACATCAATGGAAAAAGTAAAGCATCACAAGACAGTGATCAGGTCAAGCTGGACATTGATAGTGAGTTGAGAAAAGCCTTTGATGGTAAAACATTTGCTGCAGTAATCCACCGATTTGAGGAGCTCCCTCCTGGATCCACTCTCATCTTTTACCGTTACTGTGACCATGAGAATGCGGCTTATAAGAACGTCTTCCTGGCCTTTACTGTAATGCTTGATGCAGAAGTGGAAGTGCCATCCGATGTCGGTCTAGGGAGAGTTGAGGAGATGGTTCAAGAGCACGTAAAACAGAAGTTTGTCTCCTCAGACAAGTTAGCTACGTTTAATGAAATGGATGTGGACAAACTGAGTGGACTGTGGAGCAGAATTTCACATCTCATCTTGCCAGTGGCTGCAGAAGAGACAATTGAACAACAGGGCTGTGGGGACTGTGACAAATCATTTTGA
- the zgc:112962 gene encoding proteoglycan 4 isoform X5 → MASEGDFGLPQKSQPQTRMSENEKETQNVLHSEPESMKEVDKENDNNKPVKSEGAVDSSGNSAPKKEEKTQPRNDPQSEPKPETTEKVDEGNISKLEKTGEKTQPRNDPQSEPKPETTNKVDEGNISKLEKTGEKTQPRNDPQSEPKPETTEKVDEEKTQLRNDPQSEPKPETTEKVDEAVDSSGNSAPKKEEKTQPRNDPQSEPKPETTEKVDEGNISKLEKTGEKTQPRNDPQSEPKPETTEKVDEGNISKLEKTGAVDSSGNSAPKKEEKTQPRNDPQSEPKPETTEKVDEEKTQPRNDPQSEPKPETTEKVDEGNISKLEKTGAVDSSGNSAPKKEEKTQPRNDPQSEPKPETTNKVDEEKTQLRNDPQSEPKPETTNKVDEGNISKLEKTGEKTQPRNDPQSEPKPETTNKVDEGNISKLEKTGAVDSSGNSAPKKEEKTQPRNDPQSEPKPETTNKVDEGNISKLEKTGAVDSSGNSAPKKEEKTQPRNDPQSEPKPETTNKVDEGNISKLEKTGEKTQLRNDPQSEPKPETTNKVDEEKTQPRNDPQSEPKPETTEKVDEGNISKLEKTGEKTQPRNDPQSEPKPETTNKVDEGNISKLEKTGAVDSSGNSAPKKEEKTQPRNDPQSEPKPETTEKVDEEKTQPRNDPQSEPKPETTEKVDEDVGLSGDSSPDVGTKKEDEQLQHTATSELPQERQPQIRVGGNEKLLLIGVAVLLAAIFYAIFFHPKSTPPVPNEFNVVDVFNQEMEKLKTSFPNQRPELWRRSQIHLRRHLKTERPTEPVSLILTSGHRAERTLGCLARCLAQAFSTARNSSVLNINGKSKASQDSDQVKLDIDSELRKAFDGKTFAAVIHRFEELPPGSTLIFYRYCDHENAAYKNVFLAFTVMLDAEVEVPSDVGLGRVEEMVQEHVKQKFVSSDKLATFNEMDVDKLSGLWSRISHLILPVAAEETIEQQGCGDCDKSF, encoded by the exons ATGGCAAGCGAAGGCGACTTtg GACTTCCACAAAAAAGCCAACCACAGACCAGAATGTCAGAGAATGAGA AGGAGACACAGAACGTCCTTCACTCTGAACCTGAATCTATGAAAGAAGTAGATAAAGagaatgataataataaacctgTGAAGAGTGAAGGAG CTGTTGACTCGTCTGGTAATTCTGCACCTAAAAAGGAAG AAAAGACTCAGCCCAGGAACGATCCACAATCTGAACCTAAACCTGAAACTACAGAAAAAGTGGATGAAGGTAACATCAGTAAACTTGAGAAGACAGGAG AGAAGACTCAGCCCAGGAACGATCCACAATCTGAACCTAAACCTGAAACTACAAATAAAGTGGATGAAGGTAACATCAGTAAACTTGAGAAGACAggag AGAAGACTCAGCCCAGGAACGATCCACAATCTGAACCTAAACCTGAAACTACAGAAAAAGTGGATGAAG AGAAGACTCAGCTCAGGAACGATCCACAATCTGAACCTAAACCTGAAACTACAGAAAAAGTGGATGAAG CTGTTGACTCGTCTGGTAATTCTGCACCTAAAAAGGAAG AGAAGACTCAGCCCAGGAACGATCCACAATCTGAACCGAAACCTGAAACTACAGAAAAAGTGGATGAAGGTAACATCAGTAAACTTGAGAAGACAGGAG AGAAGACTCAGCCCAGGAACGATCCACAATCTGAACCGAAACCTGAAACTACAGAAAAAGTGGATGAAGGTAACATCAGTAAACTTGAGAAGACAGGAG CTGTTGACTCGTCTGGTAATTCTGCACCTAAAAAGGAAG AGAAGACTCAGCCCAGGAACGATCCACAATCTGAACCTAAACCTGAAACTACAGAAAAAGTGGATGAAG AGAAGACTCAGCCCAGGAACGATCCACAATCTGAACCGAAACCTGAAACTACAGAAAAAGTGGATGAAGGTAACATCAGTAAACTTGAGAAGACAGGAG CTGTTGACTCGTCTGGTAATTCTGCACCTAAAAAGGAAG AGAAGACTCAGCCCAGGAACGATCCACAATCTGAACCTAAACCTGAAACTACAAATAAAGTGGATGAAG AGAAGACTCAGCTCAGGAACGATCCACAATCTGAACCTAAACCTGAAACTACAAATAAAGTGGATGAAGGTAACATCAGTAAACTTGAGAAGAcaggag AGAAGACTCAGCCCAGGAACGATCCACAATCTGAACCTAAACCTGAAACTACAAATAAAGTGGATGAAGGTAACATCAGTAAACTTGAGAAGACAGGAG CTGTTGACTCGTCTGGTAATTCTGCACCTAAAAAGGAAG AGAAGACTCAGCCCAGGAACGATCCACAATCTGAACCTAAACCTGAAACTACAAATAAAGTGGATGAAGGTAACATCAGTAAACTTGAGAAGAcaggag CTGTTGACTCGTCTGGTAATTCTGCACCTAAAAAGGAAG AGAAGACTCAGCCCAGGAACGATCCACAATCTGAACCTAAACCTGAAACTACAAATAAAGTGGATGAAGGTAACATCAGTAAACTTGAGAAGAcaggag AGAAGACTCAGCTCAGGAACGATCCACAATCTGAACCTAAACCTGAAACTACAAATAAAGTGGATGAAG AGAAGACTCAGCCCAGGAACGATCCACAATCTGAACCGAAACCTGAAACTACAGAAAAAGTGGATGAAGGTAACATCAGTAAACTTGAGAAGACAggag AGAAGACTCAGCCCAGGAACGATCCACAATCTGAACCTAAACCTGAAACTACAAATAAAGTGGATGAAGGTAACATCAGTAAACTTGAGAAGACAGGAG CTGTTGACTCGTCTGGTAATTCTGCACCTAAAAAGGAAG AGAAGACTCAGCCCAGGAACGATCCACAATCTGAACCTAAACCTGAAACTACAGAAAAAGTGGATGAAG AGAAGACTCAGCCCAGGAACGATCCACAATCTGAACCTAAACCTGAAACTACAGAAAAAGTGGATGAAG ATGTTGGCTTGTCTGGTGATTCTTCTCCAGATGTTGGAACTAAAAAAGAGGATG AGCAACTACAACATACCGCCACTTCTGAACTTCCACAAGAAAGACAACCACAGATCAGAGTGGGAGGGAATGAGA AACTGTTATTGATTGGTGTTGCTGTCCTACTTGCAGCTATCttttatgctattttttttCATCCTAAATCAACTCCACCTGTACCAAATGAGTTTAATGTGGTGGATGTGTTCAATCAGGAAATGGAAAAACTTAAGACTAGCTTTCCAAATCAGCGGCCAGAACTCTGGAGGAGGAGTCAGATTCATCTCAGACGCCACCTGAAAACTGAGCGTCCCACAGAACCTGTCAGCCTTATTCTTACGTCTGGTCACAGGGCTGAAAGGACACTTGGTTGTTTGGCTCGATGCTTGGCTCAAGCTTTTTCCACTGCCCGTAACTCTTCAGTTCTAAACATCAATGGAAAAAGTAAAGCATCACAAGACAGTGATCAGGTCAAGCTGGACATTGATAGTGAGTTGAGAAAAGCCTTTGATGGTAAAACATTTGCTGCAGTAATCCACCGATTTGAGGAGCTCCCTCCTGGATCCACTCTCATCTTTTACCGTTACTGTGACCATGAGAATGCGGCTTATAAGAACGTCTTCCTGGCCTTTACTGTAATGCTTGATGCAGAAGTGGAAGTGCCATCCGATGTCGGTCTAGGGAGAGTTGAGGAGATGGTTCAAGAGCACGTAAAACAGAAGTTTGTCTCCTCAGACAAGTTAGCTACGTTTAATGAAATGGATGTGGACAAACTGAGTGGACTGTGGAGCAGAATTTCACATCTCATCTTGCCAGTGGCTGCAGAAGAGACAATTGAACAACAGGGCTGTGGGGACTGTGACAAATCATTTTGA
- the zgc:112962 gene encoding torsin-1A-interacting protein 1 isoform X46, with protein sequence MASEGDFGLPQKSQPQTRMSENEKETQNVLHSEPESMKEVDKENDNNKPVKSEGAVDSSGNSAPKKEEKTQPRNDPQSEPKPETTEKVDEGNISKLEKTGEKTQPRNDPQSEPKPETTNKVDEGNISKLEKTGEKTQPRNDPQSEPKPETTEKVDEEKTQLRNDPQSEPKPETTEKVDEGNISKLEKTGAVDSSGNSAPKKEEKTQPRNDPQSEPKPETTEKVDEGNISKLEKTGEKTQPRNDPQSEPKPETTEKVDEGNISKLEKTGAVDSSGNSAPKKEEKTQPRNDPQSEPKPETTEKVDEEKTQPRNDPQSEPKPETTEKVDEGNISKLEKTGAVDSSGNSAPKKEEKTQPRNDPQSEPKPETTNKVDEEKTQLRNDPQSEPKPETTNKVDEAVDSSGNSAPKKEEKTQPRNDPQSEPKPETTNKVDEGNISKLEKTGAVDSSGNSAPKKEEKTQPRNDPQSEPKPETTNKVDEGNISKLEKTGEKTQLRNDPQSEPKPETTNKVDEEKTQPRNDPQSEPKPETTEKVDEGNISKLEKTGEKTQPRNDPQSEPKPETTNKVDEGNISKLEKTGAVDSSGNSAPKKEEKTQPRNDPQSEPKPETTEKVDEEKTQPRNDPQSEPKPETTEKVDEDVGLSGDSSPDVGTKKEDEQLQHTATSELPQERQPQIRVGGNEKLLLIGVAVLLAAIFYAIFFHPKSTPPVPNEFNVVDVFNQEMEKLKTSFPNQRPELWRRSQIHLRRHLKTERPTEPVSLILTSGHRAERTLGCLARCLAQAFSTARNSSVLNINGKSKASQDSDQVKLDIDSELRKAFDGKTFAAVIHRFEELPPGSTLIFYRYCDHENAAYKNVFLAFTVMLDAEVEVPSDVGLGRVEEMVQEHVKQKFVSSDKLATFNEMDVDKLSGLWSRISHLILPVAAEETIEQQGCGDCDKSF encoded by the exons ATGGCAAGCGAAGGCGACTTtg GACTTCCACAAAAAAGCCAACCACAGACCAGAATGTCAGAGAATGAGA AGGAGACACAGAACGTCCTTCACTCTGAACCTGAATCTATGAAAGAAGTAGATAAAGagaatgataataataaacctgTGAAGAGTGAAGGAG CTGTTGACTCGTCTGGTAATTCTGCACCTAAAAAGGAAG AAAAGACTCAGCCCAGGAACGATCCACAATCTGAACCTAAACCTGAAACTACAGAAAAAGTGGATGAAGGTAACATCAGTAAACTTGAGAAGACAGGAG AGAAGACTCAGCCCAGGAACGATCCACAATCTGAACCTAAACCTGAAACTACAAATAAAGTGGATGAAGGTAACATCAGTAAACTTGAGAAGACAggag AGAAGACTCAGCCCAGGAACGATCCACAATCTGAACCTAAACCTGAAACTACAGAAAAAGTGGATGAAG AGAAGACTCAGCTCAGGAACGATCCACAATCTGAACCTAAACCTGAAACTACAGAAAAAGTGGATGAAGGTAACATCAGTAAACTTGAGAAGACAGGAG CTGTTGACTCGTCTGGTAATTCTGCACCTAAAAAGGAAG AGAAGACTCAGCCCAGGAACGATCCACAATCTGAACCGAAACCTGAAACTACAGAAAAAGTGGATGAAGGTAACATCAGTAAACTTGAGAAGACAGGAG AGAAGACTCAGCCCAGGAACGATCCACAATCTGAACCGAAACCTGAAACTACAGAAAAAGTGGATGAAGGTAACATCAGTAAACTTGAGAAGACAGGAG CTGTTGACTCGTCTGGTAATTCTGCACCTAAAAAGGAAG AGAAGACTCAGCCCAGGAACGATCCACAATCTGAACCTAAACCTGAAACTACAGAAAAAGTGGATGAAG AGAAGACTCAGCCCAGGAACGATCCACAATCTGAACCGAAACCTGAAACTACAGAAAAAGTGGATGAAGGTAACATCAGTAAACTTGAGAAGACAGGAG CTGTTGACTCGTCTGGTAATTCTGCACCTAAAAAGGAAG AGAAGACTCAGCCCAGGAACGATCCACAATCTGAACCTAAACCTGAAACTACAAATAAAGTGGATGAAG AGAAGACTCAGCTCAGGAACGATCCACAATCTGAACCTAAACCTGAAACTACAAATAAAGTGGATGAAG CTGTTGACTCGTCTGGTAATTCTGCACCTAAAAAGGAAG AGAAGACTCAGCCCAGGAACGATCCACAATCTGAACCTAAACCTGAAACTACAAATAAAGTGGATGAAGGTAACATCAGTAAACTTGAGAAGAcaggag CTGTTGACTCGTCTGGTAATTCTGCACCTAAAAAGGAAG AGAAGACTCAGCCCAGGAACGATCCACAATCTGAACCTAAACCTGAAACTACAAATAAAGTGGATGAAGGTAACATCAGTAAACTTGAGAAGAcaggag AGAAGACTCAGCTCAGGAACGATCCACAATCTGAACCTAAACCTGAAACTACAAATAAAGTGGATGAAG AGAAGACTCAGCCCAGGAACGATCCACAATCTGAACCGAAACCTGAAACTACAGAAAAAGTGGATGAAGGTAACATCAGTAAACTTGAGAAGACAggag AGAAGACTCAGCCCAGGAACGATCCACAATCTGAACCTAAACCTGAAACTACAAATAAAGTGGATGAAGGTAACATCAGTAAACTTGAGAAGACAGGAG CTGTTGACTCGTCTGGTAATTCTGCACCTAAAAAGGAAG AGAAGACTCAGCCCAGGAACGATCCACAATCTGAACCTAAACCTGAAACTACAGAAAAAGTGGATGAAG AGAAGACTCAGCCCAGGAACGATCCACAATCTGAACCTAAACCTGAAACTACAGAAAAAGTGGATGAAG ATGTTGGCTTGTCTGGTGATTCTTCTCCAGATGTTGGAACTAAAAAAGAGGATG AGCAACTACAACATACCGCCACTTCTGAACTTCCACAAGAAAGACAACCACAGATCAGAGTGGGAGGGAATGAGA AACTGTTATTGATTGGTGTTGCTGTCCTACTTGCAGCTATCttttatgctattttttttCATCCTAAATCAACTCCACCTGTACCAAATGAGTTTAATGTGGTGGATGTGTTCAATCAGGAAATGGAAAAACTTAAGACTAGCTTTCCAAATCAGCGGCCAGAACTCTGGAGGAGGAGTCAGATTCATCTCAGACGCCACCTGAAAACTGAGCGTCCCACAGAACCTGTCAGCCTTATTCTTACGTCTGGTCACAGGGCTGAAAGGACACTTGGTTGTTTGGCTCGATGCTTGGCTCAAGCTTTTTCCACTGCCCGTAACTCTTCAGTTCTAAACATCAATGGAAAAAGTAAAGCATCACAAGACAGTGATCAGGTCAAGCTGGACATTGATAGTGAGTTGAGAAAAGCCTTTGATGGTAAAACATTTGCTGCAGTAATCCACCGATTTGAGGAGCTCCCTCCTGGATCCACTCTCATCTTTTACCGTTACTGTGACCATGAGAATGCGGCTTATAAGAACGTCTTCCTGGCCTTTACTGTAATGCTTGATGCAGAAGTGGAAGTGCCATCCGATGTCGGTCTAGGGAGAGTTGAGGAGATGGTTCAAGAGCACGTAAAACAGAAGTTTGTCTCCTCAGACAAGTTAGCTACGTTTAATGAAATGGATGTGGACAAACTGAGTGGACTGTGGAGCAGAATTTCACATCTCATCTTGCCAGTGGCTGCAGAAGAGACAATTGAACAACAGGGCTGTGGGGACTGTGACAAATCATTTTGA